The following is a genomic window from Corallococcus soli.
TCAACCAGGTGAACCAGAAGAAGGTCAAGGTGCCGCGCATCGTGCGCATGCACTCCAGCCAGATGAACGACGTGAACGAGGCCACCGCGGGCGACATCGTCGCGCTGTTCGGCATCGAGTGCGCGTCGGGCGACACGTTCACCGACGGCAGCGTGAACTACACGATGACGTCCATGTTCGTTCCGGACGCCGTCATCTCGCTGGCCGTGGAGCCGAAGGACCGCGCCAAGTCGACCAACTTCTCCAAGGCGCTCAACCGCTTCAACAAGGAAGACCCCACCTTCCGCGTGTCGCGCGACGAGGAGTCCGGGCAGACCATCATCCGCGGCATGGGTGAGCTCCACCTGGAAATCTACATCGAGCGCATGAAGCGCGAGTACGACTGCGAAGTGAAGGCCGGCAAGCCGCAGGTGGCGTACCGCGAGACCATCAGCCAGAAGGGCGAGTTCGCCTACACGCACAAGAAGCAGACCGGTGGTTCCGGTCAGTTCGCGCGCGTGTGCGGCTACGTGGAGCCCCTGCCCTCGGACGCCGTGCAGCAGTACGAGTTCGTGGACGACATCGTCGGTGGCTCCATCCCGCGCGAGTTCATCCCCGCGTGCGACAAGGGCTTCGCCGAGGCCGTGAAGAAGGGCAGCCTCATCGGCTTCCCCGTGGTGGGCCTGCGCGTGGTCATCAACGACGGCGCCTTCCACGCGGTCGACTCGTCTGAAAACGCGTTCAAGACGGCCGCCATCATGGGCTTCCGCGAGGGCTACTCCGCCGCGAAGCCCATCATCCTGGAGCCCGTCATGAAGGTGGAGGTCAGCGCGCCGGAGGAGTTCCAGGGCTCCGTCGTCGGTCAGCTGAACCAGCGCCGTGGCACCATCCTCAACACGGAGACGGCCGAGGGCTACCTCACGGCCGTGGCCGAGGTGCCGCTCAACACGATGTTCGGCTACTCCACCGACCTGCGCTCCGCGACCCAGGGCAAGGGCGAGTTCACGATGGAGTTCGCCCGGTACTCGCAGGTGCCGAAGAACGAGGCCGAGGCCCTGATGGCGACGTACAAGGAGAAGCAGGCTGCGGAGCAGGCTGCCCGCAAGTAGTCCGGGCTTCCCAGACGCCGCTCTGGCAGTAGGAAGGGCGCTCCCCCACTCAAGTGGGGGGCGCCCTTTCGCTTTCCCCCTCCCCTTTCCAGAGGTTCTTCCCGTGACGCTGCTCCGCGCCGCCAACGTCCAGCTCGCCTTCGGCAGCCGCACCGTCTTCGAGGGCCTCACCTTCACCATCGAGGAGGGGGAGCGCGTGGGCCTCGTCGGCGTCAACGGCTCCGGCAAGTCCTCCCTGATGAAGATATTGGCCGGCGCGTCCAAGCCGGACCTGGGCGAGCTCCAGTTGCGCCGGGGCGCCCGCGTCACCTACCTGCCCCAGGAGCCGGAGTTCCCGGAAGGCGCCACGGTGCAGAGCGAGCTGGCCGTGTCCCAGGCCCCGCTCAAGGCGGCCCTGGACGCGCACGCGGAGCTGTCGCGCAAGCTGGAGGCGGACCCCGCCAACGCCACCCAGAAGATGCTGGAGCAGATGTCCGTCCTGAGCGACCGCATTGAACAGGCGGGCGGCTGGGACACCGAACACCACGCCAAGACGCTGCTGGACCGGCTGGGCGTGAAGGACTGGGACCGGCCGGTGTCACAGCTGTCCGGAGGCCTGCGCAAGCGCGTGGCCATTGCCCGCGCGCTGCTCACGCGCCCGGACCTGCTGCTCCTGGACGAGCCCACCAACCACCTGGACGCGGACACCGTGGACTGGCTGGAGGATGAGCTGGACAAGCTGCCCGGCGCGCTGCTGCTGGTAACGCACGACCGCTACTTCCTGGACGACCTGGTGGACCGCATCGTCGAGATCCAGCCCGGCGGCGGGCTCATCTCCTACCCCGGCAACTACGCGGCCTACGTGGAGCAGAAGCTGGTCGCCCAGGAGAACGCGGAGACGGCGGAGCACAAGCGCGGCCGGTGGATTGCCCAGGAGGTGGCGTGGCTGCGCAAGGGCCCGGAGGCGCGGCGCACCAAGAGCAAGGCGCGCATCGAGCGGGCGCAGAAGCTGCTGGCGGAGAAGGGCTTCCAGCGGCCCAAGGTGGCGGACCTGCGCGTGGTGGCGGCGCCCCGGCTGGGCCACACCGTCATC
Proteins encoded in this region:
- the fusA gene encoding elongation factor G produces the protein MATSATIEKIRNIGISAHIDSGKTTLSERILFYTGKIHEIHEVRGKDGVGAVMDSMDLEREKGITIQSAATYAIWGDYNINLIDTPGHVDFTIEVERALRVLDGAILVLCSVSGVQSQSITVDRQMKRYKVPRIAFINKMDRAGANYDRVALQLKEKLGHHAVRLQYPIGAEDRFQGLIDLLSMKAYYFDGENGEKIREEAIPADMKDEAELRRAEMIEGIANVDDTLGEAFLMDPDSITEKQLREAVRRATIALKMTPVMCGSAYKNKGVQLLLDAVCSYLPSPKEATNEALDQKNNEAKVILESDPEKPFVGLAFKLEDGRYGQLTYMRIYQGRVTKGDFIINQVNQKKVKVPRIVRMHSSQMNDVNEATAGDIVALFGIECASGDTFTDGSVNYTMTSMFVPDAVISLAVEPKDRAKSTNFSKALNRFNKEDPTFRVSRDEESGQTIIRGMGELHLEIYIERMKREYDCEVKAGKPQVAYRETISQKGEFAYTHKKQTGGSGQFARVCGYVEPLPSDAVQQYEFVDDIVGGSIPREFIPACDKGFAEAVKKGSLIGFPVVGLRVVINDGAFHAVDSSENAFKTAAIMGFREGYSAAKPIILEPVMKVEVSAPEEFQGSVVGQLNQRRGTILNTETAEGYLTAVAEVPLNTMFGYSTDLRSATQGKGEFTMEFARYSQVPKNEAEALMATYKEKQAAEQAARK
- a CDS encoding ABC-F family ATP-binding cassette domain-containing protein, with the protein product MTLLRAANVQLAFGSRTVFEGLTFTIEEGERVGLVGVNGSGKSSLMKILAGASKPDLGELQLRRGARVTYLPQEPEFPEGATVQSELAVSQAPLKAALDAHAELSRKLEADPANATQKMLEQMSVLSDRIEQAGGWDTEHHAKTLLDRLGVKDWDRPVSQLSGGLRKRVAIARALLTRPDLLLLDEPTNHLDADTVDWLEDELDKLPGALLLVTHDRYFLDDLVDRIVEIQPGGGLISYPGNYAAYVEQKLVAQENAETAEHKRGRWIAQEVAWLRKGPEARRTKSKARIERAQKLLAEKGFQRPKVADLRVVAAPRLGHTVIEAEGLVKSFGERKVLDGVDFRLQRGERVGFLGPNGVGKTTFLRVMLGEIPADSGKLVIGKNTKVAYYDQQRAQLDPDQTVYDAASNGEDHVQLADQRVALRDYLEDLLFPVPMQRMKVGALSGGERNRLLLARLFLEGANVLVLDEPTNDLDIVTLNILERLLLDFAGSTLLVTHDRYFLDKVATAILSFDGQGKVTRYEGNYDMYKRLREQSQAAALKAAQAKKNEPKKDEPVRAEAPAKAAPKKTIKLSYKDQRELDGMEATIEAAEKRKAGLEAQLAAPDVYSNASKAAEIQQSLSAASAEVDRLYARWQELQDLAAGAT